The following are from one region of the Streptomyces fradiae genome:
- a CDS encoding FAD-dependent monooxygenase: MRVAVIGGGPGGLYFAALAKKLAPEWEVTVWERNARDDAFGFGVVFSDETLGGIAQADPEVYAAMSAEFARWSDIDIHHRGEVRTSGGHGFAALDRNRLREILQKRCAELGVEVRYGTPAPPAAELSARYDLVVAADGIRSATRDAYAETFGAHLDERKCRYMWLSTDRVFEAFTFIVEERDFGVVQVHAYPYGERRSTFIVEIAEDAWRRAGFEALADREFARGESDEAGVRLCQEILAGHLDGHRLIPNASKWITFSTVRTTSWSHGNIVLLGDAAHTAHFSIGSGTKLAMEDALALVASLHEHPDVAGALAAYEAERRPAVESVQRAAQASLEWFETIGRHAGQDPDRFAFNLLTRSRRVTYDSLRARDAGFVDAVDAVNAVENEGAGVPPMFRPLRLGDLTLRNRIVVPPLATYTAEDGMPGAFPHAQLTAQALGGAGLVFAGMTAIGPDARATAGCPGLWTDEQEAAWRTTVEATRRISDTPLGIQLTHAGRRGSTAVPGPDGIGRPLDGDGWPTLAASALAWDAGHPVPREATPAELAAVTADFAAAAVRAGRAGFDVLELQFGHGHLVSGFLSPLTNHRTDAYGGSLENRLRFPLEVLTAVRAAWPAGRPLVVRISATEWAEGGTTETEVTEICRALAAAGADAIDVSTGEVVAHQKPAYGRGYQTPYADLVRNATGIPTIAVGAISTYDDANSILLAGRADLVAVGRGHLYDPLWTLHAAVDQGYTGPATTWPEPWRPGSRKPPGPRADRVPPRLHLLREAAAPVHRRWLPRPPARPLPVTASC, from the coding sequence ATGCGCGTAGCAGTCATCGGAGGAGGGCCCGGCGGCCTCTACTTCGCGGCTCTGGCCAAGAAGCTCGCACCGGAGTGGGAGGTGACGGTCTGGGAGCGCAATGCCCGTGACGACGCGTTCGGGTTCGGCGTCGTCTTCTCCGACGAGACGCTGGGCGGCATCGCCCAGGCCGATCCCGAGGTGTACGCCGCGATGTCGGCCGAGTTCGCCCGCTGGAGCGACATCGACATCCACCACCGCGGCGAGGTCCGCACCTCCGGCGGCCACGGCTTCGCGGCCCTCGACCGCAACCGGCTGCGGGAGATCCTGCAGAAGCGCTGTGCCGAACTGGGGGTCGAGGTCCGCTACGGCACCCCGGCGCCGCCCGCCGCGGAACTGTCCGCACGCTACGACCTGGTCGTCGCCGCGGACGGCATCCGGTCGGCGACCCGCGACGCGTACGCCGAGACCTTCGGCGCGCACCTGGACGAGCGGAAGTGCCGCTACATGTGGCTGTCCACCGACCGCGTCTTCGAGGCGTTCACCTTCATCGTGGAGGAGCGGGACTTCGGAGTCGTCCAGGTCCACGCCTACCCCTACGGCGAGCGCCGCTCCACCTTCATCGTCGAGATCGCCGAGGACGCCTGGCGGCGGGCCGGCTTCGAGGCCCTCGCCGACCGGGAGTTCGCCCGCGGGGAGAGTGACGAGGCCGGTGTGCGGCTGTGCCAGGAGATCCTGGCCGGCCACCTCGACGGCCACCGGCTGATCCCCAACGCCTCCAAGTGGATCACCTTCTCGACCGTACGCACGACCTCCTGGAGCCACGGCAACATCGTCCTGCTGGGCGACGCCGCCCACACCGCGCACTTCTCGATCGGCTCGGGCACCAAGCTCGCCATGGAGGACGCCCTCGCACTCGTCGCGAGCCTGCACGAACACCCCGACGTGGCCGGTGCGTTGGCCGCGTACGAGGCGGAGCGCCGGCCGGCCGTCGAGTCCGTCCAGCGGGCCGCCCAGGCCAGCCTGGAGTGGTTCGAGACCATCGGCCGCCACGCGGGCCAGGACCCCGACCGGTTCGCCTTCAACCTGCTCACCCGCAGCCGCCGGGTCACGTACGACAGCCTGCGGGCGCGCGACGCCGGCTTCGTGGACGCCGTGGACGCCGTGAATGCCGTGGAGAACGAGGGTGCCGGTGTGCCGCCGATGTTCCGGCCCCTGCGGCTGGGAGACCTGACGCTGCGCAACCGGATCGTGGTGCCGCCGCTGGCGACGTACACGGCGGAGGACGGCATGCCGGGCGCCTTCCCCCATGCCCAGCTGACCGCACAGGCGCTGGGCGGGGCCGGGCTGGTGTTCGCCGGCATGACCGCGATCGGCCCCGACGCCCGGGCCACCGCCGGCTGCCCGGGCCTGTGGACCGACGAGCAGGAGGCCGCCTGGCGGACGACCGTCGAGGCGACCCGCCGGATCTCCGACACGCCGCTCGGCATCCAGCTCACCCACGCCGGGCGGCGCGGCTCGACCGCGGTGCCCGGCCCGGACGGCATCGGCCGGCCGCTCGACGGGGACGGCTGGCCCACCCTCGCGGCCTCCGCACTCGCCTGGGACGCGGGACACCCCGTCCCGCGTGAGGCCACCCCCGCCGAACTGGCAGCCGTCACCGCGGACTTCGCGGCGGCGGCGGTACGCGCCGGCCGGGCCGGATTCGACGTCCTCGAGCTGCAGTTCGGCCACGGCCACCTGGTCTCCGGCTTCCTCTCCCCGCTCACCAACCACCGCACCGACGCCTACGGCGGCAGCCTGGAGAACCGGCTGCGGTTCCCCCTGGAGGTGCTGACCGCGGTGCGCGCGGCCTGGCCCGCCGGCCGGCCCCTCGTGGTACGGATCTCCGCCACCGAATGGGCGGAAGGCGGGACCACCGAGACCGAGGTGACCGAGATCTGCCGGGCGCTGGCCGCGGCCGGCGCGGACGCGATCGACGTGTCCACCGGCGAGGTCGTGGCACACCAGAAGCCGGCGTACGGGCGCGGCTACCAGACCCCGTACGCCGATCTGGTCCGCAACGCCACCGGCATCCCGACCATCGCGGTCGGCGCCATCTCCACCTACGACGACGCCAACTCGATCCTGCTCGCGGGGAGGGCGGACCTGGTCGCCGTCGGCCGCGGTCACCTGTACGACCCGCTGTGGACCCTCCACGCCGCCGTCGACCAGGGCTACACAGGCCCTGCCACCACCTGGCCCGAGCCCTGGCGGCCGGGCAGCCGCAAGCCCCCGGGCCCGCGCGCCGACCGCGTACCGCCCCGACTGCACCTGCTGCGCGAGGCCGCCGCACCGGTCCACCGGCGCTGGCTGCCCCGGCCCCCCGCCCGACCGCTCCCGGTCACGGCTTCCTGCTGA
- a CDS encoding acyl-CoA thioesterase, giving the protein MVVERRVEWPDTDAAGHYHFSSVQRWAEAAEAVLLRRLGLDRLFGSIPRVHFEADYRDRLWFGDPVRIEFRVAKVGGSSLHYAFDVQGPRGPAATGRMSVVHSAARAEGAAPWPDEVRSVLSEAGPQPGESYC; this is encoded by the coding sequence GTGGTGGTCGAGCGGCGGGTCGAGTGGCCCGACACCGACGCGGCGGGGCACTACCACTTCTCCTCCGTCCAGCGCTGGGCCGAGGCGGCGGAGGCCGTCCTGCTGCGGCGGCTCGGGCTCGACCGGCTGTTCGGCAGCATTCCGCGGGTCCACTTCGAGGCCGACTACCGCGACCGGCTGTGGTTCGGGGACCCGGTCCGGATCGAGTTCCGGGTCGCGAAGGTGGGCGGTTCGTCGCTGCACTACGCCTTCGACGTGCAGGGGCCGCGCGGCCCGGCCGCCACCGGGCGCATGTCGGTGGTCCACTCGGCCGCCCGCGCCGAGGGCGCCGCGCCCTGGCCGGACGAGGTGCGCTCCGTGCTGTCCGAAGCCGGGCCGCAGCCGGGGGAGTCCTACTGCTGA
- a CDS encoding ATP-binding protein — protein MYTISESALSAVAPERADVKRARWGFRPSLAVVPEVRGRLRAVLRDWPVACDVVDALLLAVSELVANAVTHAAPVTELVRVELGLDGSRVWLEVSDDHPVRPEISGPADLDAEGGRGLFLVGCAVAGLAGELDVLPRLPGKAVRVRLPAAV, from the coding sequence ATGTACACCATCTCCGAATCCGCCCTGTCGGCCGTCGCACCGGAGCGGGCGGACGTCAAGCGCGCCCGGTGGGGCTTCCGGCCCTCCCTTGCGGTGGTCCCCGAGGTGAGGGGGCGGTTGCGTGCGGTCCTGCGCGACTGGCCGGTCGCCTGCGACGTCGTCGACGCGCTGCTCCTCGCCGTCAGTGAACTCGTCGCCAATGCCGTCACGCATGCCGCCCCGGTCACCGAGCTCGTCCGGGTCGAGCTTGGGCTCGACGGTTCGCGGGTGTGGCTGGAGGTGAGCGACGACCACCCTGTCCGGCCCGAGATCTCCGGTCCGGCCGACCTGGACGCCGAGGGCGGGCGCGGGCTCTTCCTCGTCGGCTGCGCCGTGGCCGGACTGGCCGGTGAGCTGGACGTCCTGCCGAGGCTCCCGGGCAAGGCCGTCCGGGTGCGGCTGCCGGCCGCCGTCTGA